One region of Brassica napus cultivar Da-Ae chromosome A10, Da-Ae, whole genome shotgun sequence genomic DNA includes:
- the LOC106370416 gene encoding putative fatty acyl-CoA reductase 7 isoform X2: MEPNRVQFLENKTLLVTGASGFLSKVFVERVLSLQPNVKKLYLLVRASDNKSAEQRLHNEVFEKDLFKVLRKNIGDESLNALVSEKVVPVPGDVTLNNMGVSDSNLLQDMMQETDIVVHAAATTRFDERYDVALRINTFGALNVLNFAKKSVKAQLLLHVSTAYVCGERSGLTQEIPFAMGDTLHGKNKVDINTEMQLVEQRLKQLVEQGCSEEETKHAMRDLGLKRAKHFGLPNTYVFTKVMGEMFLGHYRENMPIVVIRPAMITSTFSDPFPGWIEGVKTVDTVIVSYGKGMLKCFLIDQKTACDIIPVDMVANAMIATSAEHFHDSGSHTVYHVASSYRNPITYKQINEIIIRYFKKSPLLGRSGMPIVPKALVLLSTKAMFRLYTSLRFKLPLQILGLLSITFPSQFGNTYQHHNRKFKMGMRLVELYEPYLLFKGIFDDRNLETLRIKNGAKETNGIPGFSSKYIDWEDYFINTHIPGLATHLLNK; this comes from the exons ATGGAACCAAATCGTGTTCAGTTTCTTGAGAACAAGACCTTGCTCGTTACAGGCGCTTCCGGTTTCCTCTCTAAAG TTTTCGTGGAGCGAGTTCTGAGTTTGCAACCAAACGTGAAGAAGCTTTACCTTCTCGTAAGAGCATCTGACAATAAATCCGCGGAACAACGGTTACACAATGAG GTTTTCGAGAAAGATTTGTTTAAGGTGTTAAGAAAGAATATTGGTGACGAAAGTTTAAACGCCTTGGTATCGGAAAAAGTTGTTCCTGTTCCAGGCGACGTAACATTAAACAATATGGGAGTGAGTGACTCTAACCTTTTGCAAGATATGATGCAAGAGACTGACATTGTTGTCCATGCAGCTGCCACCACGAGATTCGACGAAAG ATACGATGTAGCACTTCGGATCAACACATTTGGAGCGCTCAATGTCCTTAACTTTGCTAAGAAGTCTGTGAAAGCACAATTGCTTCTCCATGTATCAACTG CTTATGTTTGCGGGGAAAGATCGGGACTTACACAAGAGATACCTTTTGCAATGGGAGACACTCTTCACGGAAAAAACAAGGTAGATATCAATACCGAAATGCAGCTGGTAGAGCAGAGATTGAAACAACTCGTTGAACAAGGTTGTtcagaagaagaaactaaaCATGCCATGAGAGATCTTGGGTTGAAAAG GGCAAAGCATTTTGGATTGCCAAACACATATGTCTTCACCAAAGTAATGGGAGAGATGTTTCTTGGACACTATAGAGAAAATATGCCTATTGTAGTAATACGTCCCGCAATGATCACAAGCACTTTCTCGGACCCATTTCCCGGTTGGATTGAAGGCGTCAA AACCGTAGACACTGTGATTGTATCATACGGGAAGGGAATGCTTAAGTGTTTCCTCATTGATCAAAAAACGGCATGTGATATT ATACCCGTCGACATGGTGGCAAATGCAATGATCGCGACATCAGCTGAACATTTCCATGATTCAGGAAGCCATACCGTTTACCATGTGGCCTCATCTTACCGGAATCCAATAACGTATAAGCAAATTAACGAAATTATTATTCGTTATTTCAAGAAAAGCCCTCTGCTTGGCCGCAGTGGTATGCCTATAGTCCCAAAAGCGCTAGTACTTTTAtccactaaggctatgttccgTCTCTACACGAGCCTTCGGTTTAAATTACCTTTACAG ATTTTGGGATTGCTTAGCATAACTTTCCCATCGCAATTTGGAAATACTTATCAACATCACAATCGTAAATTCAAGATGGGCATGAGATTGGTTGAACTTTATGAGCCTTATCTACTCTTTAAGGGCAT ATTCGATGATAGAAACCTGGAAACATTACGAATCAAGAATGGAGCCAAAGAGACGAACGGCATACCCGGGTTCAGCTCCAAATACATTGATTGGGAAGATTATTTTATCAATACACATATCCCAGGCCTCGCTACACACCTactcaataaataa
- the LOC106370416 gene encoding putative fatty acyl-CoA reductase 7 isoform X1: MEPNRVQFLENKTLLVTGASGFLSKVFVERVLSLQPNVKKLYLLVRASDNKSAEQRLHNEVFEKDLFKVLRKNIGDESLNALVSEKVVPVPGDVTLNNMGVSDSNLLQDMMQETDIVVHAAATTRFDERLYVKRYDVALRINTFGALNVLNFAKKSVKAQLLLHVSTAYVCGERSGLTQEIPFAMGDTLHGKNKVDINTEMQLVEQRLKQLVEQGCSEEETKHAMRDLGLKRAKHFGLPNTYVFTKVMGEMFLGHYRENMPIVVIRPAMITSTFSDPFPGWIEGVKTVDTVIVSYGKGMLKCFLIDQKTACDIIPVDMVANAMIATSAEHFHDSGSHTVYHVASSYRNPITYKQINEIIIRYFKKSPLLGRSGMPIVPKALVLLSTKAMFRLYTSLRFKLPLQILGLLSITFPSQFGNTYQHHNRKFKMGMRLVELYEPYLLFKGIFDDRNLETLRIKNGAKETNGIPGFSSKYIDWEDYFINTHIPGLATHLLNK, translated from the exons ATGGAACCAAATCGTGTTCAGTTTCTTGAGAACAAGACCTTGCTCGTTACAGGCGCTTCCGGTTTCCTCTCTAAAG TTTTCGTGGAGCGAGTTCTGAGTTTGCAACCAAACGTGAAGAAGCTTTACCTTCTCGTAAGAGCATCTGACAATAAATCCGCGGAACAACGGTTACACAATGAG GTTTTCGAGAAAGATTTGTTTAAGGTGTTAAGAAAGAATATTGGTGACGAAAGTTTAAACGCCTTGGTATCGGAAAAAGTTGTTCCTGTTCCAGGCGACGTAACATTAAACAATATGGGAGTGAGTGACTCTAACCTTTTGCAAGATATGATGCAAGAGACTGACATTGTTGTCCATGCAGCTGCCACCACGAGATTCGACGAAAG GTTGTATGTGAAAAGATACGATGTAGCACTTCGGATCAACACATTTGGAGCGCTCAATGTCCTTAACTTTGCTAAGAAGTCTGTGAAAGCACAATTGCTTCTCCATGTATCAACTG CTTATGTTTGCGGGGAAAGATCGGGACTTACACAAGAGATACCTTTTGCAATGGGAGACACTCTTCACGGAAAAAACAAGGTAGATATCAATACCGAAATGCAGCTGGTAGAGCAGAGATTGAAACAACTCGTTGAACAAGGTTGTtcagaagaagaaactaaaCATGCCATGAGAGATCTTGGGTTGAAAAG GGCAAAGCATTTTGGATTGCCAAACACATATGTCTTCACCAAAGTAATGGGAGAGATGTTTCTTGGACACTATAGAGAAAATATGCCTATTGTAGTAATACGTCCCGCAATGATCACAAGCACTTTCTCGGACCCATTTCCCGGTTGGATTGAAGGCGTCAA AACCGTAGACACTGTGATTGTATCATACGGGAAGGGAATGCTTAAGTGTTTCCTCATTGATCAAAAAACGGCATGTGATATT ATACCCGTCGACATGGTGGCAAATGCAATGATCGCGACATCAGCTGAACATTTCCATGATTCAGGAAGCCATACCGTTTACCATGTGGCCTCATCTTACCGGAATCCAATAACGTATAAGCAAATTAACGAAATTATTATTCGTTATTTCAAGAAAAGCCCTCTGCTTGGCCGCAGTGGTATGCCTATAGTCCCAAAAGCGCTAGTACTTTTAtccactaaggctatgttccgTCTCTACACGAGCCTTCGGTTTAAATTACCTTTACAG ATTTTGGGATTGCTTAGCATAACTTTCCCATCGCAATTTGGAAATACTTATCAACATCACAATCGTAAATTCAAGATGGGCATGAGATTGGTTGAACTTTATGAGCCTTATCTACTCTTTAAGGGCAT ATTCGATGATAGAAACCTGGAAACATTACGAATCAAGAATGGAGCCAAAGAGACGAACGGCATACCCGGGTTCAGCTCCAAATACATTGATTGGGAAGATTATTTTATCAATACACATATCCCAGGCCTCGCTACACACCTactcaataaataa
- the LOC106370416 gene encoding putative fatty acyl-CoA reductase 7 isoform X4 has protein sequence MGDTLHGKNKVDINTEMQLVEQRLKQLVEQGCSEEETKHAMRDLGLKRAKHFGLPNTYVFTKVMGEMFLGHYRENMPIVVIRPAMITSTFSDPFPGWIEGVKTVDTVIVSYGKGMLKCFLIDQKTACDIIPVDMVANAMIATSAEHFHDSGSHTVYHVASSYRNPITYKQINEIIIRYFKKSPLLGRSGMPIVPKALVLLSTKAMFRLYTSLRFKLPLQILGLLSITFPSQFGNTYQHHNRKFKMGMRLVELYEPYLLFKGIFDDRNLETLRIKNGAKETNGIPGFSSKYIDWEDYFINTHIPGLATHLLNK, from the exons ATGGGAGACACTCTTCACGGAAAAAACAAGGTAGATATCAATACCGAAATGCAGCTGGTAGAGCAGAGATTGAAACAACTCGTTGAACAAGGTTGTtcagaagaagaaactaaaCATGCCATGAGAGATCTTGGGTTGAAAAG GGCAAAGCATTTTGGATTGCCAAACACATATGTCTTCACCAAAGTAATGGGAGAGATGTTTCTTGGACACTATAGAGAAAATATGCCTATTGTAGTAATACGTCCCGCAATGATCACAAGCACTTTCTCGGACCCATTTCCCGGTTGGATTGAAGGCGTCAA AACCGTAGACACTGTGATTGTATCATACGGGAAGGGAATGCTTAAGTGTTTCCTCATTGATCAAAAAACGGCATGTGATATT ATACCCGTCGACATGGTGGCAAATGCAATGATCGCGACATCAGCTGAACATTTCCATGATTCAGGAAGCCATACCGTTTACCATGTGGCCTCATCTTACCGGAATCCAATAACGTATAAGCAAATTAACGAAATTATTATTCGTTATTTCAAGAAAAGCCCTCTGCTTGGCCGCAGTGGTATGCCTATAGTCCCAAAAGCGCTAGTACTTTTAtccactaaggctatgttccgTCTCTACACGAGCCTTCGGTTTAAATTACCTTTACAG ATTTTGGGATTGCTTAGCATAACTTTCCCATCGCAATTTGGAAATACTTATCAACATCACAATCGTAAATTCAAGATGGGCATGAGATTGGTTGAACTTTATGAGCCTTATCTACTCTTTAAGGGCAT ATTCGATGATAGAAACCTGGAAACATTACGAATCAAGAATGGAGCCAAAGAGACGAACGGCATACCCGGGTTCAGCTCCAAATACATTGATTGGGAAGATTATTTTATCAATACACATATCCCAGGCCTCGCTACACACCTactcaataaataa
- the LOC106370416 gene encoding putative fatty acyl-CoA reductase 7 isoform X3 yields the protein MEPNRVQFLENKTLLVTGASGFLSKVFVERVLSLQPNVKKLYLLVRASDNKSAEQRLHNEVFEKDLFKVLRKNIGDESLNALVSEKVVPVPGDVTLNNMGVSDSNLLQDMMQETDIVVHAAATTRFDERLYVKRYDVALRINTFGALNVLNFAKKSVKAQLLLHVSTAYVCGERSGLTQEIPFAMGDTLHGKNKVDINTEMQLVEQRLKQLVEQGCSEEETKHAMRDLGLKRAKHFGLPNTYVFTKVMGEMFLGHYRENMPIVVIRPAMITSTFSDPFPGWIEGVKTVDTVIVSYGKGMLKCFLIDQKTACDIIPVDMVANAMIATSAEHFHDSGSHTVYHVASSYRNPITYKQINEIIIRYFKKSPLLGRSGMPIVPKALVLLSTKAMFRLYTSLRFKLPLQILGLLSITFPSQFGNTYQHHNRKFKMGMRLVELYEPYLLFKGMYVSISHITCLLT from the exons ATGGAACCAAATCGTGTTCAGTTTCTTGAGAACAAGACCTTGCTCGTTACAGGCGCTTCCGGTTTCCTCTCTAAAG TTTTCGTGGAGCGAGTTCTGAGTTTGCAACCAAACGTGAAGAAGCTTTACCTTCTCGTAAGAGCATCTGACAATAAATCCGCGGAACAACGGTTACACAATGAG GTTTTCGAGAAAGATTTGTTTAAGGTGTTAAGAAAGAATATTGGTGACGAAAGTTTAAACGCCTTGGTATCGGAAAAAGTTGTTCCTGTTCCAGGCGACGTAACATTAAACAATATGGGAGTGAGTGACTCTAACCTTTTGCAAGATATGATGCAAGAGACTGACATTGTTGTCCATGCAGCTGCCACCACGAGATTCGACGAAAG GTTGTATGTGAAAAGATACGATGTAGCACTTCGGATCAACACATTTGGAGCGCTCAATGTCCTTAACTTTGCTAAGAAGTCTGTGAAAGCACAATTGCTTCTCCATGTATCAACTG CTTATGTTTGCGGGGAAAGATCGGGACTTACACAAGAGATACCTTTTGCAATGGGAGACACTCTTCACGGAAAAAACAAGGTAGATATCAATACCGAAATGCAGCTGGTAGAGCAGAGATTGAAACAACTCGTTGAACAAGGTTGTtcagaagaagaaactaaaCATGCCATGAGAGATCTTGGGTTGAAAAG GGCAAAGCATTTTGGATTGCCAAACACATATGTCTTCACCAAAGTAATGGGAGAGATGTTTCTTGGACACTATAGAGAAAATATGCCTATTGTAGTAATACGTCCCGCAATGATCACAAGCACTTTCTCGGACCCATTTCCCGGTTGGATTGAAGGCGTCAA AACCGTAGACACTGTGATTGTATCATACGGGAAGGGAATGCTTAAGTGTTTCCTCATTGATCAAAAAACGGCATGTGATATT ATACCCGTCGACATGGTGGCAAATGCAATGATCGCGACATCAGCTGAACATTTCCATGATTCAGGAAGCCATACCGTTTACCATGTGGCCTCATCTTACCGGAATCCAATAACGTATAAGCAAATTAACGAAATTATTATTCGTTATTTCAAGAAAAGCCCTCTGCTTGGCCGCAGTGGTATGCCTATAGTCCCAAAAGCGCTAGTACTTTTAtccactaaggctatgttccgTCTCTACACGAGCCTTCGGTTTAAATTACCTTTACAG ATTTTGGGATTGCTTAGCATAACTTTCCCATCGCAATTTGGAAATACTTATCAACATCACAATCGTAAATTCAAGATGGGCATGAGATTGGTTGAACTTTATGAGCCTTATCTACTCTTTAAGGGCATGTATGTCTCTATCTCTCACATTACATGTCTACTTACGTg